The following proteins come from a genomic window of Bartonella apihabitans:
- a CDS encoding L-cystine transporter: MLIGFIANLVIFILLLVGLARTARTGWSLSRRVLIGLVIGVIFGIILQSIYGLDNAQLKKSIEWFNIVGNGYVLLLQMIVMPLVFASILSAVARLHSASSLGKISTITIGILLFTTLIAAFVGVMMVNLFGLSAEGLVQGSAESARLSAIQTNYMSKVADMSVPQLVLSFIPKNPFADLTGANPTSIISVVIFAAFLGAAAIRLMKDNPEKGKGVISAIDTLQAWVMKLVRLVILLTPYGVLALMTKVAATSNAEDILKLLAFIVASYLGLAIMFCVHGLLLGLSGINPLRFFSKVMPVLTFAFTSRSSAASIPLNIEALTERIGVPQSIAGFAASFGATIGQNGCAGLYPAMLATMVAPTVGINPLDPVWIATLVGIVTLSSIGVAGVGGGATFAALIVLPTMGLPVTLVALLISIEPLIDMGRTALNVNGAMTAATITSQILHETDKSVFESDNDKELSNT; this comes from the coding sequence TCGGATTTATTGCCAATCTCGTCATATTCATTCTGTTACTCGTTGGACTTGCCAGAACCGCAAGAACAGGCTGGAGTCTTTCGCGTCGGGTTTTGATCGGACTTGTTATTGGCGTAATCTTCGGAATCATATTGCAGTCCATTTACGGTCTCGATAATGCGCAATTAAAAAAATCCATCGAATGGTTCAATATCGTTGGCAACGGTTATGTGCTTCTTTTGCAAATGATCGTCATGCCACTGGTTTTTGCATCTATCCTTTCTGCGGTGGCCCGTCTTCATTCAGCCTCGTCACTTGGCAAAATCAGTACAATCACTATAGGCATTCTTCTGTTTACCACTTTGATTGCGGCTTTTGTCGGCGTCATGATGGTCAATCTCTTTGGCCTTTCGGCTGAAGGCCTTGTTCAGGGAAGTGCCGAAAGTGCCAGATTGAGTGCTATCCAGACCAATTACATGTCCAAAGTTGCCGATATGAGTGTTCCGCAACTTGTCCTTTCTTTCATACCCAAAAACCCGTTTGCCGATCTCACAGGTGCCAATCCTACGTCCATTATCAGTGTCGTTATTTTCGCAGCGTTTCTTGGTGCGGCAGCTATTCGCCTGATGAAAGACAATCCCGAAAAAGGAAAAGGTGTTATTTCGGCAATCGACACGCTGCAGGCCTGGGTCATGAAACTGGTTCGCCTTGTCATTCTGCTTACCCCCTATGGCGTTCTCGCCCTTATGACAAAGGTTGCAGCCACCTCCAATGCCGAGGATATTTTGAAATTATTGGCATTTATCGTTGCTTCCTATCTGGGGCTTGCGATTATGTTTTGCGTTCACGGATTGCTGCTCGGACTTTCGGGCATTAATCCTCTGCGTTTCTTTTCTAAAGTTATGCCGGTACTGACATTCGCCTTTACCAGCAGGTCAAGTGCCGCCAGTATTCCGTTGAATATTGAAGCTTTGACCGAACGCATAGGCGTTCCGCAATCAATTGCCGGTTTTGCAGCGTCTTTCGGTGCAACAATAGGTCAAAATGGTTGTGCCGGCCTCTATCCGGCAATGCTTGCCACCATGGTAGCGCCGACTGTCGGCATCAATCCGCTTGATCCTGTCTGGATTGCGACACTTGTCGGTATTGTCACATTAAGCTCGATCGGCGTTGCGGGCGTTGGTGGTGGTGCAACATTTGCAGCCCTTATTGTTTTGCCAACAATGGGCTTGCCGGTTACACTTGTTGCATTGCTCATCTCTATCGAGCCATTGATCGATATGGGACGCACGGCTTTGAATGTAAATGGTGCAATGACGGCAGCAACAATTACAAGCCAGATTTTACACGAAACCGATAAATCGGTTTTTGAATCCGACAATGATAAGGAACTGAGCAATACTTGA